The nucleotide window TTCATCACGTTTTCCGCATTGTCTAAATCAAGTTTCCAAGTATAGGTTATCCATCCAGTGTTTGAGTTTCTACTTCTTGTATACTCGGCCAAACCATTTTGATACAGTTGATAAAGTATCCTTCGGACATCATTGAGCTCAAGCTCAACGTCTTCAGCCAACTCTTCATCTACCGCCGTACCTTTTTCCTGCAGCTCTCGAACCACTTGAAGAGCTTCCTCACCAGACACTTGCTTTATAAAATCTCTAATCGAAGGATCTTCCAGTTTATTATTACCATCAGAACTTGACAAAATAACACCACTTAACCAATTTTTAAACAATTTATTTTACTTTATTTAGAACAGGAGGCCTAAACCATTATAAAACCGTTATTGAACGACATATTGAATAGACATATATTTGGATTGTTTCTGTGGATTATATCTATTGAAACAGTTTTTTTCATAACTTTTTGTCTTGATCGAATTCAATTCTTGATCGAATTCAATATATTTAGTTAAACAACGCCAACAAGTTAGCTAACTTACCTCTCTTTATTTATGTGTGTTCAGGCATCTTAAATTCTTCTATTATAAAGGTTGTGAACTGTCTCGGGGTTTAGTTCCGAGGTTTTTTCCCGTGGATTAACTGTTGAATACTCCAGTTCCATCATCGACCGTATCGGCTGGGACGGTGGAGTGGGTCAACGGATGGGTTGTCCACAGGCCCCGATGCTGACCGTTGCAACTCTCCCTCCTCCTCTGTAGAGATATTATTGGAAGGCAAAGCTGGTATAACAGATTAATCGAGGTACTCTACCTTTTTACCGTTTTTGGATGGGATAACTTTGACTTCTCCATCAAAATCTTGGTTAGGTTGATAACCATCGTGTATTCTATCTAAAAGGATTGATAAGGCCGCTATCTCGGAGTGTGGTTGGTTAGTAACTGATAGGTTATAGTCGGCTTCATTGTAGACTTGGCCGGGTACTTTCTCAGCACCTACAACGATCAATATGTCATCGGTTATTGATTGGAGACTACTTGATTTATTTTTTAACCTCTCTCCATACATAGTTAGGTGTATTATTGTCCCGCTCCACTCTTTCAATGTTTTATGCCAATTAACATCGATTTCAACGGTAAATTTTCCTCCAAAACGTTTGGAGACGTCATCTATACTTTCCTTTACCTTTCGGTCATTAGAGGTTAAAAACATTCCGTCAGCGCCAAACGCCCTACCAACCAAACCAACATGTGTGGTGATTCTCTGGTCTCTTTGAGGCCTATGCCCCAT belongs to Methanonatronarchaeum sp. AMET-Sl and includes:
- the tfe gene encoding transcription factor E — translated: MSSSDGNNKLEDPSIRDFIKQVSGEEALQVVRELQEKGTAVDEELAEDVELELNDVRRILYQLYQNGLAEYTRSRNSNTGWITYTWKLDLDNAENVMKKRKDQIIEELEQRLIFEEENVFYLCPENHVKLTFEEATDINFKCPECGEGLMHHENEEIIEEIKNEIKRLKE
- a CDS encoding tRNA (cytidine(56)-2'-O)-methyltransferase; its protein translation is MTIKILRMGHRPQRDQRITTHVGLVGRAFGADGMFLTSNDRKVKESIDDVSKRFGGKFTVEIDVNWHKTLKEWSGTIIHLTMYGERLKNKSSSLQSITDDILIVVGAEKVPGQVYNEADYNLSVTNQPHSEIAALSILLDRIHDGYQPNQDFDGEVKVIPSKNGKKVEYLD